The proteins below come from a single Arthrobacter sp. zg-Y1171 genomic window:
- a CDS encoding dihydrolipoamide acetyltransferase family protein has translation MTEKTFRLPDVGEGLTEADIVQWKVSPGDTVAVNDVIVEIETAKSLVELPSPFAGTVSALMVAEGETVDVGTPIISVTVDDGAGPKAPPAAGKPAASAPEEVPAETNPMPSAAAGEAPAASLTGTGPKPDAVRRRPRRPVSSGAPAAAKPEPAAGSASAAPAAPAAPAAPAAPAAPAAPAPAAPAPASSGTAAVQDRVNRLIQRVLAKPPVRKAAKDLGINLADVTATGASGEVTKQDLISYQAQREAERESAGDFWSPGAGAIDSRIERIPVKGVRRATAKAMVESAFSAPHVSIFVDVDASRTMEFVKRLKAAKDFEGIRVSPLLILAKAVIWAAARNPSVNATWAGDEILVKHFMNLGIAAATPRGLMVPNIKDAQELSLKELAIALNTLAATAREGRTPPADMRGGTLTVTNIGSLGIDTGTPIINPGEVAIVAFGTIKQKPWVVDGEVVPRWITTLGGSFDHRVVDGDLSARFMADVASILEEPALLLE, from the coding sequence ATGACTGAAAAGACATTCCGCCTGCCGGACGTGGGCGAAGGCCTGACCGAAGCCGATATCGTGCAGTGGAAGGTGTCGCCGGGGGACACGGTTGCCGTCAATGACGTGATCGTGGAAATCGAAACGGCGAAGTCCCTGGTGGAACTTCCCTCCCCGTTCGCCGGCACGGTCTCTGCCCTGATGGTTGCGGAAGGCGAAACGGTCGACGTCGGCACGCCCATTATCAGCGTGACGGTCGACGACGGCGCCGGGCCCAAGGCGCCGCCGGCGGCAGGGAAGCCTGCAGCCTCCGCGCCGGAAGAGGTTCCCGCGGAAACCAACCCCATGCCGTCCGCAGCGGCAGGGGAAGCTCCGGCAGCCTCGCTGACCGGCACCGGCCCCAAGCCGGACGCGGTGCGTCGCCGCCCGCGCCGCCCCGTGTCCTCCGGTGCGCCGGCGGCCGCGAAGCCGGAACCAGCCGCAGGGTCGGCTTCGGCCGCTCCCGCCGCTCCCGCCGCTCCCGCCGCTCCCGCCGCTCCCGCCGCTCCCGCCGCTCCGGCTCCGGCAGCTCCGGCTCCGGCGTCGTCCGGCACCGCAGCAGTCCAGGACCGGGTCAACCGGCTGATCCAGCGCGTGCTGGCCAAACCGCCGGTCCGCAAGGCTGCCAAGGACCTGGGCATCAATCTGGCGGACGTCACCGCCACCGGAGCCAGCGGCGAGGTAACCAAGCAGGACCTGATCAGCTACCAGGCCCAGCGTGAAGCAGAGCGCGAGTCGGCCGGCGACTTCTGGTCCCCGGGTGCCGGTGCCATTGATTCGCGGATTGAACGGATCCCTGTCAAGGGAGTGCGCCGCGCCACCGCAAAGGCCATGGTGGAAAGCGCCTTCAGCGCACCCCACGTCAGCATCTTCGTCGACGTGGATGCGTCCCGGACCATGGAGTTCGTGAAGCGGCTGAAGGCGGCCAAGGACTTTGAAGGCATCCGGGTTTCACCGCTGCTGATCCTGGCGAAGGCCGTCATCTGGGCGGCCGCACGCAATCCGTCCGTCAACGCCACCTGGGCCGGTGACGAGATCCTGGTGAAGCACTTCATGAACCTCGGGATTGCGGCGGCCACCCCGCGGGGACTGATGGTGCCGAACATCAAGGATGCGCAGGAACTGTCCCTGAAGGAACTCGCGATCGCCCTGAACACCCTGGCGGCAACGGCCCGAGAGGGACGGACCCCGCCGGCCGATATGCGGGGCGGCACGCTGACCGTGACCAATATCGGTTCGCTGGGCATCGACACAGGGACCCCGATTATCAATCCCGGCGAGGTGGCCATCGTGGCGTTCGGCACCATCAAGCAGAAGCCCTGGGTAGTTGACGGCGAGGTGGTGCCGCGCTGGATCACCACCCTGGGCGGTTCCTTTGACCACCGCGTGGTCGACGGCGACCTGTCTGCCCGCTTCATGGCGGACGTCGCCTCAATCCTGGAAGAGCCTGCACTGCTCCTGGAGTAG
- a CDS encoding alpha-ketoacid dehydrogenase subunit beta — MSTTMTMAKAINAGLRAALESHPNSLLMGEDIGSLGGVYRVTEGLLADFGADRVMDTPLAESGIIGTAIGLALRGYLPVCEIQFDGFVFPGFNQITTQLAKMHSRSEGALSAPVVIRIPYGGGIGSIEHHSESPEALFAHTAGLRIITPSNPQDAYWMIQQAVACKDPVIVFEPKRRYWLKGDVDTTAPTSDPFSAHIVREGTDATIVAYGPLVPVALAAAAAAEEDGRSVEVVDLRSISPIDFDTVTESVRKTGRLIVTHEAPTFGGIGGEIAARVAERAFLSLEAPVLRVGGFHMPYPVAKVEEHYLPDIDRLLEALDRSFAY; from the coding sequence ATGAGCACCACCATGACCATGGCCAAGGCCATCAACGCCGGTCTGCGCGCAGCCCTCGAATCCCACCCGAACTCCCTGCTCATGGGTGAGGACATCGGTTCCCTGGGCGGTGTATACCGGGTCACCGAGGGCCTGTTGGCCGACTTCGGTGCGGACCGCGTTATGGACACGCCCCTGGCTGAATCCGGAATCATCGGAACCGCCATCGGCCTGGCCCTGCGCGGCTACCTGCCCGTCTGCGAAATCCAGTTCGACGGATTCGTCTTCCCGGGTTTCAACCAGATCACCACCCAGCTGGCGAAAATGCACTCCCGCAGCGAGGGGGCGCTCAGCGCACCCGTGGTCATCCGGATCCCGTACGGCGGCGGCATCGGCTCCATTGAGCACCACTCGGAATCACCCGAAGCGCTCTTTGCCCACACCGCAGGTCTGCGCATCATCACGCCGTCGAACCCCCAGGACGCCTACTGGATGATCCAGCAGGCCGTGGCCTGCAAGGACCCGGTCATCGTCTTCGAACCCAAGCGCCGTTACTGGCTCAAGGGCGACGTCGACACCACCGCCCCGACCTCGGATCCGTTCTCTGCCCATATCGTCCGCGAAGGAACCGACGCAACCATCGTCGCCTACGGCCCGCTGGTCCCCGTCGCCCTGGCCGCAGCCGCAGCGGCTGAGGAGGACGGACGGTCCGTCGAGGTGGTGGATCTGCGGTCCATTTCACCCATCGACTTCGACACCGTGACCGAGTCCGTACGGAAGACGGGACGGCTGATTGTCACCCACGAAGCCCCTACCTTCGGCGGGATCGGCGGCGAGATCGCCGCACGGGTGGCCGAACGCGCCTTCCTGTCCCTGGAAGCTCCGGTGCTTCGCGTGGGTGGCTTCCACATGCCCTACCCGGTAGCGAAGGTCGAGGAACACTACCTGCCGGACATCGACCGCCTGCTTGAGGCGCTGGACCGCTCCTTCGCCTACTGA
- the pdhA gene encoding pyruvate dehydrogenase (acetyl-transferring) E1 component subunit alpha, protein MDVGHLPASEFDSAGLEQSLMGAPEENPVPDMVQLLSIDGELLQDETYGSYVQGLTSEELRGFYRDMFLVRRFDEEATALQRQGELVMWVPLTGQEGAQIGSGRALEPQDYVFPTYREHGVAYTRGLELAQLLRRFRGISHGGWDPREANFHLYTLVLAAQVPHAVGYAMGMARDRLVDPKLPEAATVAYFGDGASSEGDVHEGMVFAASYDAPVVFFCQNNHWAISVPTEVQSRIPLANRAQGYGFPGVRVDGNDVLAVHAVTRWALEHARSGGGPVLIEAFTYRMSAHTTADDPTKYRLSADEEAWLDRDPLLRMEKYLRRQGLADDAFFEDLREEGRSMAVRLRENVQQMEAPGFEDAFADVYAEAHPLIREELDEHRRYEAGFAGADDDASPATTNPAAPEHTA, encoded by the coding sequence ATGGACGTAGGACATTTGCCGGCCAGTGAATTCGACTCGGCCGGACTAGAGCAATCCCTCATGGGTGCTCCGGAGGAAAACCCTGTCCCCGACATGGTTCAGCTGCTCAGTATCGACGGCGAGCTCCTGCAGGACGAGACCTACGGCAGCTACGTCCAGGGCCTGACTTCCGAGGAACTCCGCGGGTTCTACCGCGACATGTTCCTGGTCCGCCGGTTCGATGAAGAAGCCACCGCCCTTCAGCGGCAGGGCGAACTGGTGATGTGGGTTCCGCTCACCGGCCAGGAAGGCGCGCAGATCGGTTCCGGCAGGGCCCTGGAGCCGCAGGATTACGTTTTCCCCACTTACCGGGAACACGGCGTCGCCTACACCCGGGGCCTGGAACTCGCCCAGCTGCTCCGGCGGTTCCGCGGCATCTCCCACGGAGGCTGGGACCCGCGCGAGGCCAACTTCCACCTCTACACGCTGGTGCTGGCCGCCCAGGTGCCGCACGCGGTCGGCTATGCCATGGGAATGGCCCGCGACCGGCTGGTCGACCCCAAGCTGCCCGAAGCCGCCACTGTTGCCTACTTCGGCGACGGGGCGAGCTCCGAAGGCGACGTGCACGAAGGCATGGTCTTTGCCGCGTCCTACGACGCACCGGTGGTCTTCTTCTGCCAGAACAACCACTGGGCCATCTCCGTGCCCACCGAAGTCCAGTCACGCATCCCCCTGGCCAACCGGGCACAGGGCTACGGCTTCCCGGGAGTGCGCGTTGACGGCAACGACGTCCTGGCCGTCCACGCCGTGACGCGCTGGGCGCTGGAACACGCCCGTTCGGGCGGCGGTCCGGTGCTCATCGAAGCCTTCACCTACCGGATGAGCGCGCATACGACGGCGGACGACCCCACCAAATACCGCCTCAGCGCCGACGAGGAAGCCTGGCTGGACCGGGACCCGCTGCTGCGGATGGAAAAGTACCTGCGCCGCCAGGGGCTGGCCGATGATGCGTTCTTTGAGGACCTCCGCGAGGAAGGCCGCAGCATGGCCGTCCGGCTCCGCGAGAACGTCCAGCAGATGGAGGCGCCGGGCTTTGAAGACGCCTTCGCCGACGTCTACGCAGAGGCCCATCCGCTGATCCGCGAAGAGCTGGATGAGCATCGCCGGTACGAAGCCGGATTCGCCGGCGCCGACGACGACGCCAGCCCCGCCACCACCAACCCCGCCGCCCCGGAGCACACCGCATGA
- a CDS encoding histidinol-phosphate transaminase produces MTTTENDTDAVEVPAPGVAPRPVIGMLPQYAAGKPPVVVEGLQSYKLSSNENPFPPLPAVLDAINAAATVNRYPDPLSTALRNELSTFLDVPAEDIVTGGGSLGALNQLLATFAGQNTDGAADEVIYPWRSFEAYPISVGLAGARSVQVPLNSDGTHNLAAMAEAVTDRTKVILLCTPNNPTGPVLTTAQVEDFLRRIPTHIIVVIDEAYEDFVRDEEAVNGVEMYRRHPNVVVLRTFSKGAGLAGLRVGYSIAHAPITQHLRVAAVPFAVSTIAEQAAVASLRHHDQIVERIQGLVAERTRVVEGLQALGWSIPTAQGNFVWLALGENTPEFAALAGQQALAVRAFGNEGMRVTIGEEEANTRFLALCATYTKGPRVS; encoded by the coding sequence ATGACCACTACCGAGAATGACACCGACGCAGTTGAAGTTCCCGCACCCGGCGTCGCCCCACGGCCCGTTATCGGGATGCTGCCCCAATACGCCGCCGGCAAGCCGCCGGTGGTTGTAGAAGGGCTGCAGAGCTACAAACTCTCTTCCAATGAGAACCCGTTCCCGCCGCTGCCCGCCGTGCTGGATGCGATAAACGCTGCCGCGACGGTAAACCGGTATCCGGATCCGCTTTCCACTGCCCTGCGCAATGAACTCTCCACCTTCCTGGACGTTCCTGCGGAAGACATCGTTACCGGCGGCGGCAGCCTGGGAGCACTGAATCAGCTGCTCGCCACCTTTGCCGGACAGAACACGGACGGAGCAGCAGACGAGGTTATCTACCCCTGGCGTTCCTTCGAGGCCTACCCCATCAGCGTCGGCCTGGCCGGCGCCCGGAGCGTCCAGGTGCCGCTGAACTCCGACGGCACCCATAACCTGGCAGCCATGGCCGAAGCGGTCACTGACCGGACCAAAGTGATTCTGCTGTGCACCCCCAACAACCCGACCGGCCCGGTCCTGACGACAGCACAGGTGGAGGACTTCCTCCGGCGGATCCCCACCCACATCATTGTGGTCATCGATGAAGCGTATGAGGATTTTGTCCGGGACGAGGAAGCCGTCAACGGCGTCGAAATGTACCGCAGGCACCCCAATGTGGTGGTGCTGAGGACCTTCTCCAAGGGTGCTGGACTGGCCGGACTGCGCGTGGGCTACTCCATTGCGCACGCGCCGATCACCCAGCACCTCCGGGTGGCGGCTGTCCCGTTTGCCGTGTCCACCATCGCCGAACAGGCGGCCGTGGCCTCCCTCCGGCACCACGACCAAATTGTGGAGAGAATACAAGGACTCGTTGCTGAACGAACCCGGGTGGTGGAAGGGCTGCAGGCGCTGGGCTGGTCCATTCCTACTGCGCAGGGGAACTTTGTATGGCTGGCCCTGGGCGAAAATACCCCCGAGTTTGCAGCACTGGCGGGGCAGCAGGCGCTGGCTGTCAGGGCCTTCGGTAACGAAGGTATGCGAGTGACCATCGGCGAAGAGGAAGCAAACACGCGGTTCCTGGCGTTATGTGCGACTTATACAAAAGGCCCACGCGTTTCCTAG
- a CDS encoding phage holin family protein, which yields MFSLLLRIVLNAVALWVAGWLLPGLTVSAPTGSLSGDPVIDTVLAYLFVGLIFGVVNALVRPIAQGLTLPLAILTLGLFRIVINAAMLELTAWLSSYTPIRFEVDSFFWTAVLGAVVISLVSLVLDTVTGRRSRNRSYSRSRN from the coding sequence ATGTTCTCTCTGTTGCTGCGGATAGTCCTGAACGCCGTTGCCCTCTGGGTGGCCGGCTGGCTTTTACCGGGCCTCACGGTGAGCGCGCCGACCGGCAGCCTCAGCGGTGATCCGGTGATCGATACGGTGCTCGCTTATCTTTTTGTGGGCCTGATTTTCGGCGTGGTGAACGCCCTGGTCCGTCCCATCGCGCAGGGACTGACCTTGCCGTTGGCCATCCTGACCCTGGGGTTGTTCCGGATAGTCATCAATGCCGCCATGCTAGAGCTCACCGCCTGGCTCAGCAGCTACACTCCCATCCGCTTCGAGGTCGATTCCTTCTTCTGGACCGCCGTTCTGGGCGCTGTTGTCATCAGCCTTGTGTCGCTGGTCCTGGATACGGTCACCGGCAGGCGGAGCCGGAACCGGAGTTACAGCCGGAGCCGCAACTAG
- a CDS encoding WXG100 family type VII secretion target, whose amino-acid sequence MAETGTCDRPMYEVRGGAAGLLVQYEDLVRVAGRLESTADRLRLLGQRVTELWLEVGAVGGGSAPADRVRLRMQEAAHTLKTSAAAVDALTDGVRGSARAYAEAEGRIKERTPSIGLFPVNPWFVRGSYPRAKWWFPTLRQSEMGLADPASETLMNAALLLLYGAGRGKLRPVEVSELPGEQGRVRLDGTAAGLLERSKVLLRENRPGVIEVLPVTGSDGKKTFVVTLPGTQSSGISPGSENPFDAMGVFEPSLKDSSYVTAGVREALRLAGAEAEDAVILSGYSQGGDHAIRVAAYLAEESDYNVAYLLTAGSHTGAADLPPGVPALHLEHVQDWVPGIDGIANPDTPDRVTMTLTNPVATPVGEDAGLGPGHRLDNYRRGAALADASDDASLRASVASLGAAVAAGSVATRHLYRLSREELPQREVRVVSRPSPGPGKDYRPPVGP is encoded by the coding sequence ATGGCGGAGACAGGAACCTGCGACCGGCCGATGTACGAGGTACGGGGTGGGGCCGCAGGTCTCCTGGTCCAGTACGAGGACCTGGTCCGGGTTGCGGGCAGGCTGGAGTCGACCGCGGACCGCCTGCGGCTGCTCGGGCAGAGGGTGACGGAACTTTGGCTGGAGGTCGGGGCCGTTGGCGGCGGTTCGGCGCCGGCTGACCGCGTGCGGTTGCGGATGCAGGAGGCGGCCCACACCCTAAAAACCTCCGCTGCCGCCGTCGATGCCCTTACGGACGGGGTGCGCGGGAGTGCCCGTGCCTATGCGGAAGCGGAAGGCCGGATCAAGGAACGGACGCCTTCCATCGGCCTGTTCCCGGTGAACCCCTGGTTCGTCCGCGGCTCCTATCCGCGGGCGAAGTGGTGGTTCCCCACCCTGCGCCAGTCAGAGATGGGCCTTGCCGATCCGGCCTCCGAAACCTTGATGAACGCTGCTTTGCTCCTGCTTTACGGAGCCGGGAGGGGGAAGCTGCGGCCGGTGGAGGTATCGGAGCTGCCCGGCGAACAAGGCCGCGTACGCCTGGACGGAACTGCTGCCGGGCTGCTGGAGCGGTCAAAGGTACTGTTGCGGGAAAACAGGCCAGGCGTGATCGAAGTCCTGCCGGTCACGGGGAGCGACGGAAAGAAGACGTTTGTTGTCACCCTTCCCGGCACGCAGAGCTCCGGCATTTCCCCCGGAAGCGAGAACCCGTTCGATGCCATGGGTGTCTTCGAACCTTCGCTGAAAGACAGTTCGTACGTTACGGCGGGAGTGCGGGAGGCCTTGCGGCTGGCCGGGGCGGAAGCGGAGGATGCCGTCATCCTTTCCGGTTACAGCCAGGGCGGGGACCATGCCATCCGCGTTGCCGCATACCTGGCCGAGGAAAGCGACTACAACGTGGCGTACCTGCTGACCGCCGGCAGCCACACCGGAGCCGCCGACCTGCCCCCGGGCGTCCCCGCACTGCACCTGGAGCATGTGCAGGACTGGGTGCCCGGGATCGACGGCATCGCCAATCCTGATACACCGGACCGGGTCACCATGACCCTGACAAATCCGGTGGCCACACCGGTTGGGGAGGACGCCGGTTTGGGTCCCGGGCACCGGCTGGACAATTACCGTCGGGGTGCCGCGCTCGCAGACGCCAGTGATGATGCGTCGCTGCGGGCCTCTGTGGCATCCCTCGGCGCCGCCGTTGCGGCTGGAAGCGTTGCAACCAGGCACTTGTACCGTCTCTCCCGGGAAGAACTGCCGCAGCGGGAAGTGAGGGTTGTGTCGAGGCCTTCGCCGGGGCCGGGGAAGGACTACCGGCCGCCCGTCGGACCCTAG
- the purB gene encoding adenylosuccinate lyase — protein MAASEPRVSLASVSPAIALGPLDGRYRSATAPLVDYLSEAALNRDRTHVEVEWLIHLTSNAVLPGTAPLTEDQQNQLREIVTGFDGNSVAELGEIEKRTVHDVKAVEYYIADRLPALGLENLKSLVHFGCTSEDINNLSYALGIKGAVENVWLPAAQDLVDQIAGMAEDTRTVPMLSRTHGQPATPTTLGKELAVTVHRLTRQLRRIRNTEFLGKINGATGTYAAHYAAAPQTDWQQVARSFVEVLGLAWNPLTTQIESHDWQAELYADIARFNRILHNFCTDVWSYISIGYFAQVPVEGATGSSTMPHKVNPIRFENAEANLEISNGLLDTLASTLVTSRWQRDLTDSSSQRNIGVAFGHSVLAISNVAKGLQRLHVAEEVLAVDLDSNWEVLGEAIQMVMRAEAVAGVEGMENPYERLKDLTRGHRVDAERMKEFIAGLGLPAEAEARLQALTPAKYTGIADTLVDHLK, from the coding sequence ATGGCCGCATCCGAACCCCGTGTCTCCCTCGCCTCCGTATCCCCCGCTATCGCCCTGGGCCCGCTGGACGGCCGCTACCGCAGCGCCACCGCGCCGCTGGTGGACTACCTGTCCGAAGCCGCGCTTAACCGGGACCGGACCCATGTGGAGGTGGAATGGCTGATTCACCTGACCTCCAACGCCGTCCTGCCGGGCACCGCGCCGCTTACGGAAGACCAGCAGAACCAGCTGCGGGAAATCGTGACGGGCTTCGACGGCAACTCCGTGGCCGAGCTGGGCGAAATTGAAAAGCGCACCGTGCACGACGTCAAGGCCGTCGAGTACTACATTGCCGACAGGCTTCCGGCCCTCGGTCTCGAGAATCTGAAGAGCCTCGTGCACTTCGGCTGCACATCCGAAGACATCAACAACCTTTCCTACGCGCTCGGCATCAAGGGCGCCGTCGAAAACGTCTGGCTGCCGGCCGCGCAGGACCTGGTGGACCAGATTGCCGGGATGGCGGAGGACACCCGCACCGTGCCCATGCTGTCCCGGACGCACGGACAGCCGGCCACCCCCACCACTTTGGGCAAGGAACTGGCCGTAACCGTCCACCGCCTCACCCGCCAGCTGCGCCGGATCCGCAACACTGAGTTCCTGGGCAAGATCAACGGCGCCACCGGAACGTACGCGGCCCACTACGCCGCGGCTCCGCAGACAGACTGGCAGCAGGTGGCGCGCAGCTTCGTGGAAGTCCTGGGCCTGGCCTGGAACCCGCTGACCACGCAGATCGAATCCCACGACTGGCAGGCAGAGCTCTACGCAGACATCGCCCGCTTCAACCGCATCCTGCACAACTTCTGCACGGATGTCTGGAGCTACATCTCCATTGGCTACTTCGCGCAGGTCCCCGTGGAAGGCGCCACCGGCTCCTCCACCATGCCGCACAAGGTGAATCCGATCCGCTTCGAGAACGCCGAAGCAAACCTGGAAATCTCCAACGGACTGCTGGACACCCTGGCTTCCACCCTGGTCACCTCCCGCTGGCAGCGCGACCTCACCGACTCCTCCTCGCAGCGCAACATCGGAGTGGCCTTCGGACACTCGGTGCTGGCAATTTCCAACGTCGCCAAGGGACTCCAGCGGCTGCACGTTGCCGAAGAGGTCCTGGCCGTTGACCTGGACTCCAATTGGGAGGTGCTCGGGGAAGCCATCCAGATGGTGATGCGCGCCGAAGCCGTGGCCGGCGTTGAGGGCATGGAAAACCCCTACGAACGGCTCAAGGACCTCACCCGCGGCCACCGCGTGGACGCAGAGCGGATGAAGGAATTCATTGCCGGGCTTGGCCTTCCCGCCGAGGCGGAAGCCCGCCTGCAGGCCCTCACCCCCGCCAAGTACACGGGCATCGCGGACACCCTGGTGGACCACCTCAAATAG
- the rlmN gene encoding 23S rRNA (adenine(2503)-C(2))-methyltransferase RlmN: MSTVDSSPEKNTAKKQRTARALPTATGLQVRPATEGWEQAKEPDGRPLLQFKSPRVSQPPAHLADMTLAERQEKLKSLGLPAFRAKQLSVHYFQHYTTDPEAMSDLPKERRDELVGEMFPTLLTEIKRLTTDNGDTIKFLWRLFDGSLVESVLMRYPGRITLCVSSQCGCGMNCPFCATGQAGLTRNMSTAEILDQIVQANRVIKEGGLGGKRRDGGHDAERVTNIVFMGMGEPLANYKRVMNAVHRMAAEVPEGLGMSARNITVSTVGLVPAIKKLAEENIPVTFALSLHAPDDELRDELIPVNSRWKVDEALDAAYNYYRVTGRRVSIEYALIKDMNDHAWRADLLAKKLNARGRGWVHVNPIPLNPTPGSIWTSPEPEVMQEFINHLIDAGIPTTIRDTRGKEIDGACGQLAAAD; the protein is encoded by the coding sequence ATGTCAACTGTCGATTCTTCCCCCGAGAAAAACACCGCCAAAAAGCAGCGCACCGCCCGCGCGCTTCCCACCGCCACCGGACTGCAGGTCCGCCCCGCCACGGAGGGTTGGGAACAGGCCAAGGAGCCCGACGGCCGCCCGCTGCTGCAGTTCAAGTCGCCGCGCGTGTCCCAGCCGCCGGCGCATCTGGCCGATATGACGCTGGCCGAACGCCAGGAGAAGCTGAAGTCCCTGGGCCTGCCTGCGTTCCGCGCGAAGCAGCTGTCGGTGCACTACTTCCAGCACTACACCACCGACCCCGAAGCCATGAGCGACCTCCCGAAGGAACGCCGTGACGAGCTGGTGGGCGAAATGTTCCCCACGCTGCTCACCGAGATCAAGCGCCTGACCACCGATAACGGCGACACGATCAAGTTCCTCTGGCGCCTCTTCGACGGCTCCCTCGTCGAGTCCGTGCTGATGCGCTACCCCGGCCGCATCACCTTGTGCGTCTCCAGCCAGTGCGGCTGCGGCATGAACTGCCCGTTCTGCGCCACCGGCCAGGCCGGCCTGACCCGCAACATGTCCACCGCGGAAATCCTGGACCAGATTGTCCAGGCAAACCGCGTGATCAAGGAAGGCGGCCTGGGCGGCAAGCGCCGCGACGGCGGCCACGATGCCGAGCGCGTCACCAACATTGTCTTCATGGGCATGGGCGAGCCGCTGGCCAACTACAAGCGCGTGATGAACGCCGTCCACCGGATGGCCGCCGAGGTTCCCGAAGGCCTGGGCATGAGCGCCCGCAACATCACCGTCTCCACCGTGGGCCTGGTTCCGGCCATCAAGAAGCTTGCCGAGGAAAACATCCCGGTGACCTTCGCACTGAGCCTGCACGCCCCGGACGACGAGCTGCGCGACGAGCTGATCCCGGTCAACAGCCGGTGGAAGGTGGACGAGGCCCTGGACGCCGCGTACAACTACTACCGCGTCACCGGCCGCCGCGTCTCCATCGAGTACGCGCTGATCAAGGACATGAACGACCACGCCTGGCGTGCGGACCTGCTGGCCAAGAAGCTCAATGCCCGCGGCCGCGGCTGGGTGCACGTGAACCCCATTCCGCTGAACCCCACGCCCGGTTCCATCTGGACGTCGCCGGAGCCCGAGGTCATGCAGGAGTTCATCAACCACCTGATCGACGCCGGCATCCCCACCACCATCCGCGACACCCGCGGCAAGGAAATCGACGGCGCCTGCGGCCAGCTCGCCGCGGCGGACTAG
- a CDS encoding GNAT family N-acetyltransferase has translation MSDLRPFSGFRPYSTPHLRIREVPWSNPVGADLREAQQAELDARYGTAEHDPNPPRASDSAVFLIAYERSTGQPLGCGGLRRLDTTTAEIKRVYVLPYARGSGVATAVLGALEARAKQMGFAVLTAEAGSAQPDGHRFYENAGYRVVPNFGPYIASDGSTCYSKTIGAALEHRF, from the coding sequence ATGTCGGATTTGCGACCCTTTTCCGGATTCCGTCCCTACTCCACCCCGCACCTGCGGATCCGCGAAGTGCCGTGGAGCAACCCCGTAGGCGCTGACCTGCGCGAAGCCCAGCAGGCGGAACTGGACGCCCGCTACGGCACCGCGGAACACGACCCCAATCCGCCGCGCGCATCCGATTCCGCAGTCTTCCTCATCGCCTACGAGCGCAGCACGGGCCAGCCGCTGGGCTGCGGGGGGCTTCGGCGGCTGGATACCACGACGGCGGAGATCAAGCGCGTGTATGTCCTGCCGTATGCCCGCGGTTCAGGAGTGGCGACGGCGGTCCTCGGGGCGTTGGAGGCACGAGCGAAGCAGATGGGATTCGCTGTCCTTACGGCAGAAGCAGGCTCCGCCCAGCCGGACGGTCACCGCTTTTACGAGAACGCCGGCTACCGGGTGGTGCCGAACTTCGGCCCGTATATCGCCTCCGATGGGTCAACCTGCTATTCCAAGACCATCGGCGCTGCGCTGGAGCACCGGTTCTAG
- a CDS encoding nucleoside deaminase yields the protein MSSTSDDIYLAQAIRLATENVANDGGPFGAVVVTAEGAAFEGVNRVTANNDPTAHAEVTAIRNACAALGTFDLTGAVLYTSCEPCPMCLASSLWARVDRVVFAADRHDAASAGFDDAAFYEFFETPLDQRSMQVTQRGVEGTPSMAPFNAWTAASERIDY from the coding sequence ATGAGCAGCACTTCGGACGATATTTACCTGGCCCAGGCCATTCGCCTTGCCACGGAGAATGTGGCCAACGACGGCGGACCGTTCGGTGCCGTCGTCGTCACCGCCGAAGGCGCGGCGTTTGAGGGCGTGAACCGGGTGACCGCGAACAACGATCCCACCGCACATGCCGAGGTCACGGCCATCCGCAACGCGTGCGCAGCCCTGGGCACGTTCGACCTCACGGGCGCGGTGCTCTACACCAGCTGCGAACCGTGCCCCATGTGCCTGGCGTCCTCGCTCTGGGCCCGCGTGGACCGGGTGGTTTTTGCCGCGGACCGGCACGACGCCGCCAGCGCAGGTTTCGACGACGCCGCCTTCTACGAATTCTTTGAAACGCCGCTGGACCAGCGCTCCATGCAGGTCACCCAGCGGGGTGTGGAGGGCACCCCCTCAATGGCTCCGTTCAATGCCTGGACCGCGGCGTCGGAGCGGATCGACTACTAG